In Myxocyprinus asiaticus isolate MX2 ecotype Aquarium Trade chromosome 8, UBuf_Myxa_2, whole genome shotgun sequence, a single genomic region encodes these proteins:
- the nup133 gene encoding nuclear pore complex protein Nup133, which yields MFTPRGTPSSGRRQAPRTGGRKSLSAAQPGLLFSPRRSAVTARSTPTRVQTHAAVDSYNFDFQTFGSSLPVKVMEALTMADVEDQISVKIEASGWAWMVCGERLIIWKVFQTSVAKLSVCKDLQLPPSEFAYSADLISISSSSPLEDAPIQSISALAVSPDGSARFWPRLAHEGTYTEMSADLGGHLCNFVSAVKGCSFIVSSYRGQLLRVIPDSSGKLYQRPVQQGQGMLSGIGRRVSSLFGIRGPPADLSVFSVLWVKETGCLYSLSSCGISKWVVEENSEQQVLSWSTNQMITDSIADAIWDSESNYSEIKKGVNVSYLDMQHSNAGLVVLAAAWHPADSPCLAYFCLVTLPETTVPSPDQLTVEVTKYNPPFQSEEELQKTRMVLPQASSPAAFLYNEEMLYACSTGTGRGGLPEEKISFSSPGDRIRGGGVCAGVLVFFSQNNGLVAVEAREATSLLPEAMEDSICTSVAGPGPEGTPLETPPKMDMVAQEDKTKLLKQAFLQFCRHDLIGAQSMVDELFPSDGEGGADLDAVVTQIDLDLVDDYPACDPRWAESVPDEGAGFTLTSLLLLHQLEDKMKAHRCLMDFLLQTGLLDRLTSTTARSSPMATRLLLCEHAEKLSAAIVLKNHHAKHPELMNAAILSALKKRNTEILANLTPADVFFREVSQISSIFECLLDEEEKALKENPDDSVRWAEVVLNVNDIIKDTLQTAVQYRETKASLYRAPESSSPELEYIPWTASGGVGGVRTIIARQHELILRAVYPHADTELRNVLSEQLVALLDSLLSSYVAQLMSIRRSGQQERYDALENEYTHKRSELLAPLLELGQHQWVAALAEKYCDFDILVQLCERTDNQSRLQQYMVKFADQNFSDFLFRWYMEKGKRGKLLSQPIATHQQLASFLQAHDHLSWLHDIHMQDYQRAHVTLYSQANMETRYFTKKKTLLALSKLTARASDMPEPVKTRQLNDIVEQERFLLHQETLPKQLLDEKQLNPDTMPLLTPHNLINLYICDENRGANEYDFKKALDLLEYIEEEDAVDIEALKREIISKALKKDWKESWSSSDDNDDPLEAARDSTFVKILQKLIQGGVSLQSYLPDVKDLLQQEELESLKSKPYFEFVLRANYEHYLKA from the exons ATGTTCACTCCCCGCGGTACACCGAGCTCAGGCCGCAGACAGGCGCCCCGGACCGGCGGTCGGAAGAGTCTGAGCGCGGCTCAGCCCGGGCTGCTGTTCTCCCCACGCCGCTCCGCTGTCACAGCCAG ATCTACTCCAACTCGAGTTCAAACTCATGCTGCCGTGGACTCATATAATTTCGATTTTCAGACTTTTGGATCATCTCTGCCTGTCAAAGTCATGGAGGCGCTGACAATGGCTGACG TGGAGGATCAGATCTCTGTGAAGATTGAGGCGTCAGGTTGGGCGTGGATGGTGTGTGGAGAGAGGCTGATCATATGGAAAGTGTTTCAGACCTCAGTGGCAAAG CTGTCGGTGTGTAAGGACCTCCAACTGCCCCCCAGTGAGTTTGCGTACAGTGCTGACCTCATCTCCATAAGTTCCTCCAGTCCATTGGAGGATGCACCCATACAG tccATCAGTGCGTTGGCAGTGTCTCCAGATGGATCAGCCCGGTTCTGGCCCAGACTGGCTCACGAGGGGACTTACACGGAAATGTCTGCAGACCTCGGCGGACACTTGTGCAACTTCGTTTCAGCTGTTAAG GGTTGTAGTTTCATTGTGTCATCGTACCGCGGGCAGCTGCTCCGGGTCATTCCCGATTCTTCCGGTAAACTGTACCAGAGGCCCGTGCAGCAGGGTCAGGGAATGCTTTCCGGCATTGGACGCAGAGTTTCCAGCTTGTTCGGTATCCGCGGCCCACCGGCCGACCTCTCG GTGTTCAGTGTGTTGTGGGTGAAGGAGACTGGCTGTCTGTACTCTCTCAGTTCATGTGGTATCAGTAAATGGGTGGTGGAGGAGAACTCTGAGCAGCAGGTTTTGAGCTGGAGCACCAATCAGATGATCACAGACAGCATTGCTGATGCGATCTGG GACTCAGAAAGTAACTACTCGGAGATCAAGAAAGGAGTGAATGTCTCTTATCTGGATATGCAGCATAGCAA TGCAGGGTTGGTGGTGTTGGCAGCGGCATGGCATCCGGCTGACTCTCCATGTCTGGCATATTTCTGCCTGGTCACTCTTCCAGAAACCACAGTGCCCTCCCCAGACCAGCTCACTGTGGAGGTCACCAAGTACAACCCACCCTTCCAG AGTGAGGAGGAACTACAGAAGACACGAATGGTGTTGCCACAGGCATCTAGTCCTGCTGCGTTCCTCTATAATGAGGAGATGTTGTATGCCTGCAGCACTGGTACTGGACGTGGAGGTCTTCCTGAGGAGAAGATCTCCTTCAGCTCTCCAg GCGACCGTATCCGTGGTGGTGGTGTGTGTGCTGGTGTACTGGTGTTCTTCTCTCAGAACAATGGACTGGTTGCCGTGGAAGCGAGAGAGGCCACTTCCCTCCTGCCCGAGGCCATGGAGGACTCGATCTGTACTTCAGTGGCTGGACCTGGACCTGAG GGCACTCCATTAGAAACGCCCCCTAAGATGGATATGGTGGCCCAAGAGGACAAAACTAAACTGTTAAAACAAGCATTCCTGCAGTTCTGCcg TCATGATCTGATTGGTGCTCAAAGCATGGTGGACGAGCTCTTCCCCAGTGATGGAGAAGGAGGTGCGGACCTGGATGCGGTTGTGACCCAGATTGACCTGGACCTTGTGGATGACTACCCCGCTTGTGACCCCCGCTGGGCTGAGTCAGTACCTGATG AGGGTGCTGGATTTACACTGACGTCTCTGCTCCTGCTGCATCAGTTGGAGGATAAGATGAAAGCTCACCGCTGCCTCATGGACTTCCTGCTTCAG ACAGGTCTTCTGGACCGCCTCACTTCCACGACAGCACGCTCGTCTCCGATGGCCACACGGCTGTTACTATGTGAACATGCTGAGAAGCTTTCAGCCGCCATCGTGCTGAAGAACCATCACGCCAAACATCCAGAGCTGATGAACGCGGCCATCCTATCCGCCCTGAAGAAGCGCAACACAGAAATACTCGCCAACCTCACCCCCGCTGACGTGTTCTTCAGAGAG GTGTCTCAGATCTCCTCTATCTTTGAGTGTCTTTTGGATGAGGAGGAGAAAGCTTTAAAAGAAAACCCTGACGACTCCGTCAGGTGGGCTGAAGTTGTACTCAACGTCAATGACATCATCAAG GATACGCTTCAAACCGCAGTACAGTACAGAGAGACGAAAGCTTCTCTCTATAGAGCACCAGAGAGCTCCAGTCCTGAACTTGAGTACATTCCCTGGACAG CATCAGGTGGAGTGGGCGGAGTCAGGACCATCATCGCGCGCCAGCACGAGCTGATTCTCCGCGCAGTGTATCCTCACGCGGACACTGAACTGCGCAATGTGCTGAGTGAGCAGCTGGTGGCACTGTTGGACTCTCTGTTGAGCAGCTACGTGGCTCAGTTGATGTCCATTCGGCGCTCCGGACAGCAGGAACGATATGACGCTCTGGAGAATGAGTACACACACAAGCGCTCAGAGCTACTCGCACCTCTAC TGGAGTTGGGTCAGCATCAGTGGGTCGCGGCACTCGCGGAGAAATACTGCGACTTTGACATATTAGTTCAGTTGTGTGAGCGGACAGATAACCAGAGTCGACTCCAGCAGTATATGGTCAAATTCGCCGATCAG AACTTTTCTGACTTCCTGTTCCGGTGGTACATGGAGAAAGGCAAGAGAGGGAAGCTGTTGTCTCAGCCAATAGCAACACACCAGCAGCTGGCCAGCTTCCTGCAGGCTCACGATCACCTCAGCTGGCTGCATGACATCCATATGCAGGACTACCAGAGA GCTCATGTCACTCTGTACAGTCAGGCCAACATGGAGACGAGATACTTCACGAAGAAGAAGACCTTGCTGGCCCTCAGTAAACTCACGGCTCGCGCGTCAGACATGCCTGAACCTGTGAAAACCAGACAGCTCAACG ATATAGTAGAGCAGGAGAGATTTCTGCTTCATCAGGAGACACTTCCTAAACAACTGTTGGATGAGAAACAGCTGAACCCAGATACTATGCCTCTACTGACCCCACACAAcctcattaat CTCTACATCTGTGATGAGAACCGCGGAGCCAACGAGTATGACTTTAAGAAAGCTCTTGACCTGCTGGAGTACATTGAGGAG GAGGATGCAGTTGATATTGAGGCCCTGAAACGAGAGATCATCAGTAAAGCCTTAAAGAAAGACTGGAAGGAGAG CTGGTCGTCTTCTGATGACAACGATGACCCACTGGAAGCGGCCAGAGACAGCACTTTTGTCAAGATCCTGCAGAAACTCATCCAAGGAG GTGTTTCTCTGCAGTCATACCTGCCTGACGTGAAGGATCTACTGCAGCAAGAGGAGCTGGAGAGTCTTAAATCAAAGCCTTACTTTGAGTTCGTCCTGCGTGCAAATTATGAGCACTACCTGAAAGCGTAG